A region from the Sphingopyxis lindanitolerans genome encodes:
- a CDS encoding 3-hydroxyacyl-CoA dehydrogenase has product MNSAVLPYKVAIVGCGFVGLSWAIVFARAGHEVRLHDPVPAVLDDALARLADTLDRLAMDGMAERPTNDVLANVTVAASLQDAVSGAGYVQESSPERLDVKQALFRELDNLAPETAILASSSSGLTTNSVCGDLPGRSRCLVAHPANPPHLLPAVEIVPAPFTELGSIDRASEIMRGVGQVPVVIKEIDGFVMNRLQAALAREALDLVESGIAGPEAVDAIMRGSLGLRWSFMGPFETMDLNAPGGFADYAERYGPGFARLAGAVAWPEAAVGRVDDAMRRQMPIDRLEEKRVWRDRQLASLSKLRSYQKQ; this is encoded by the coding sequence GTGAACAGCGCCGTGCTTCCCTATAAGGTCGCCATCGTTGGGTGCGGATTTGTCGGACTGAGTTGGGCCATCGTTTTTGCCCGGGCCGGACATGAGGTCAGGCTTCATGATCCGGTCCCGGCGGTACTGGATGATGCACTTGCCCGGCTTGCCGACACTCTGGATCGTCTCGCGATGGATGGCATGGCCGAGCGGCCAACAAACGACGTCCTGGCGAACGTCACCGTTGCCGCCTCCCTCCAAGATGCAGTTTCCGGAGCCGGATATGTACAGGAAAGTTCACCCGAACGGCTCGATGTGAAGCAGGCGTTGTTTCGGGAACTTGATAATCTTGCGCCCGAAACCGCCATTCTGGCGAGTTCGTCGTCGGGCCTCACCACCAACTCGGTTTGCGGCGATCTGCCTGGCCGAAGCCGATGCCTTGTCGCTCATCCCGCCAATCCGCCCCATTTGCTGCCGGCCGTCGAGATAGTGCCGGCCCCCTTTACGGAACTCGGGAGTATCGACCGTGCATCGGAGATTATGCGCGGAGTGGGACAGGTGCCCGTTGTCATCAAGGAGATCGATGGTTTCGTCATGAACCGTCTTCAAGCGGCGCTTGCCCGCGAGGCCCTCGATCTTGTCGAAAGCGGGATTGCCGGGCCGGAGGCCGTGGATGCAATCATGCGCGGTAGCCTCGGGCTGCGCTGGTCCTTTATGGGGCCTTTCGAGACGATGGATTTGAACGCACCGGGCGGCTTTGCCGATTATGCCGAACGCTATGGGCCTGGTTTTGCCAGATTGGCGGGTGCCGTCGCATGGCCGGAAGCCGCGGTCGGCCGCGTCGACGATGCCATGAGGCGGCAGATGCCCATCGATCGGCTGGAGGAAAAGCGTGTGTGGCGAGATCGGCAACTCGCTTCGCTCAGCAAGCTTCGGTCTTATCAGAAACAATAA